TTATATTTTATCTATAAATGAATCTTACTAAAAGATATAAAAACAAAAACCTCCCCTATAGTTATTTTTAAACACTAAAAAAGAGCCTTAAATTCTTCTAAAGCTCTTATACTTTTTCCGTTGTCAAATTCATATATTTTTCACCTCTACGTTGCTTTAATATTTACGTAACATTAAGATTTTTGGATATAAAAAAGACTTAAATTAATAAGCATTTACGTCGCATAAGTTTTCAATTACAACCTAATAGTACCATATTTTCCAGCCAAAATAAAAAAAGCTATCCCTAGCTCCTGTTTTGCCTTGTAGTTTATAAAGACTATGCTATATAGTCCTGCCCTGTAATTTCTTTAAATTGGTCTGCTGTTAAGTCCCCGATCTGCACTGCTATTTTTAAATCGTCTATAATCAATGCTCCAGTCTTATAAAACATATTATAAAAGTCATAGCTTAACACTTTATTCGCCTCCTAAATTCAATGATTTAAGCGCATCTAAAATAGCCCTTACCAAATCTGCATTCTTATTATCATTAGTAAAGGCTATATTGAAATTAAAGAGTGTTTTTGCAAGCATTGTTGCCTGTTCATCCGCTGTTATAGGTATAGGTGTAAGTTCATCAAACACCACTGCTTTTGTTGCAACATCTACATGATATTTAATTACTCTACTAAATTCATCCTTATAAGCTCCA
This genomic interval from Clostridium kluyveri contains the following:
- a CDS encoding XkdX family protein, which gives rise to MLSYDFYNMFYKTGALIIDDLKIAVQIGDLTADQFKEITGQDYIA